One Halichoerus grypus chromosome 1, mHalGry1.hap1.1, whole genome shotgun sequence genomic region harbors:
- the CLEC3B gene encoding tetranectin, which translates to MELWGAYLLLCLFSLLTQVTTEEPTPKVKKAANVKKDAVTPKMFEELKSQLDNLAQEVALLKEQQALQTVCLKGTKVHRKCFLAFTQTKTFHEASEDCISRGGTLGTPQTGSENDALYEYLRQSVGAEAEIWLGLNDMASEGVWVDMTGGHIAYKNWETEITAQPDGGKVENCAALAGAANGKWFDKRCRDQLPYICQFAIV; encoded by the exons ATGGAGCTTTGGGGGGCCTACCTGCTCCTCTGCCTCTTCTCGCTCCTGACCCAGGTCACCACTGAGGAGCCAACCCCCAAGGTCAAGAAGGCTGCAAATGTCAAGAAAG ATGCTGTGACCCCAAAGATGTTTGAGGAGCTCAAAAGCCAGCTGGACAACCTGGCCCAGGAGGTGGCACTGCTGAAGGAGCAGCAGGCCCTGCAGACGG tcTGCCTGAAGGGCACCAAGGTGCACAGGAAGTGCTTTCTGGCCTTCACCCAGACCAAGACCTTCCACGAGGCGAGCGAAGACTGCATCTCGCGCGGGGGCACGCTGGGCACCCCGCAGACGGGCTCCGAGAACGACGCCCTATACGAGTACCTGCGCCAGAGCGTGGGCGCCGAGGCCGAGATCTGGCTGGGCCTCAACGACATGGCGTCCGAGGGCGTCTGGGTGGACATGACCGGCGGCCACATCGCCTACAAGAACTGGGAGACGGAGATCACGGCGCAGCCCGACGGCGGCAAGGTCGAGAACTGCGCCGCCCTGGCCGGCGCGGCCAACGGCAAGTGGTTCGACAAGCGCTGCCGCGACCAGCTGCCCTACATCTGCCAGTTCGCCATCGTGTAG